A window from Hemicordylus capensis ecotype Gifberg chromosome 2, rHemCap1.1.pri, whole genome shotgun sequence encodes these proteins:
- the OXTR gene encoding oxytocin receptor isoform X2, which yields MDPLCFYRSDPWIYNCSQSNSTMENQTSKSNMTSWPLQRNEYVAKVEVAVLCLILVLALTGNLCVLLAIHTTRHKHSRMYFFMKHLSIADLTVAIFQILPQLIWDITFRFHGPDYLCRLVKYLQVVGMFASTYMLLLMSLDRCLAICQPLRSLHRRSDRLSVLLTWIVCLLFSTPQLQIFSLRKVKHGGFDCWADFIEPWGSKAYITWITLSVYIIPVLVLSVCYGLISFKIWQNVRLKTIHDTSTNLTSSNVHRGTLSRVSSVKLISKAKIRTVKMTFIIVLAFILCWTPFFIVQMWSVWDENPPKEALPFVITALLASLNSCCNPWIYMLFTESYETWKLAQ from the exons ATGGATCCTCTGTGCTTCTATAGGAGTGACCCATGGATTTATAACTGCTCCCAGAGCAATTCCACCATGGAAAACCAGACTTCCAAGTCCAACATGACCTCCTGGCCATTGCAAAGGAATGAGTATGTAGCAAAAGTGGAGGTGGCAGTGTTGTGCCTCATCTTGGTGCTTGCCCTGACTGGAAACTTGTGTGTCCTGCTGGCTATCCACACTACCCGTCACAAGCATTCCCGCATGTACTTCTTCATGAAACACCTGAGCATCGCTGACTTGACTGTGGCCATCTTCCAGATCTTGCCTCAGCTCATCTGGGACATCACCTTCAGGTTCCATGGGCCAGATTATCTCTGCAGGTTGGTCAAATATCTGCAGGTGGTGGGAATGTTTGCTTCCACCTACATGCTCTTGCTGATGTCCCTGGACCGGTGCTTGGCCATCTGTCAACCCTTGAGATCTTTACACAGGAGGTCTGACCGGTTGTCTGTTCTCCTCACGTGGATAGTGTGCCTTCTGTTTAGCACCCCCCAGCTACAGATATTTTCCTTGAGGAAAGTGAAACATGGGGGTTTCGATTGCTGGGCAGATTTCATTGAGCCTTGGGGATCTAAAGCCTACATCACCTGGATAACCTTGTCTGTCTACATCATCCCCGTTCTTGTGTTGAGTGTCTGCTATGGTTTGATCAGCTTCAAAATTTGGCAGAATGTGAGGCTAAAAACAATCCATGACACCAGTACAAATCTAACCTCCAGTAATGTCCACAGGGGCACACTCTCCAGGGTCAGTAGTGTCAAGCTCATTTCCAAAGCCAAAATCCGAACAGTCAAAATGACCTTCATCATAGTCTTAGCTTTCATCTTGTGCTGGACTCCTTTCTTCATTGTGCAGATGTGGAGTGTATGGGATGAGAATCCTCCAAAAGAAG CATTGCCATTCGTCATCACCGCGCTCCTAGCAAGCCTAAACAGCTGCTGTAATCCCTGGATCTACATGCTTTTCACAG AATCTTATGAAACATGGAAGTTGGCCCAGTGA
- the OXTR gene encoding oxytocin receptor isoform X1: MDPLCFYRSDPWIYNCSQSNSTMENQTSKSNMTSWPLQRNEYVAKVEVAVLCLILVLALTGNLCVLLAIHTTRHKHSRMYFFMKHLSIADLTVAIFQILPQLIWDITFRFHGPDYLCRLVKYLQVVGMFASTYMLLLMSLDRCLAICQPLRSLHRRSDRLSVLLTWIVCLLFSTPQLQIFSLRKVKHGGFDCWADFIEPWGSKAYITWITLSVYIIPVLVLSVCYGLISFKIWQNVRLKTIHDTSTNLTSSNVHRGTLSRVSSVKLISKAKIRTVKMTFIIVLAFILCWTPFFIVQMWSVWDENPPKEALPFVITALLASLNSCCNPWIYMLFTGNLFHDLLRRFLCCSSRYLKSRQGCDLSISKKSNSSTFVLSLKSSSQRSFTQPSTA, translated from the exons ATGGATCCTCTGTGCTTCTATAGGAGTGACCCATGGATTTATAACTGCTCCCAGAGCAATTCCACCATGGAAAACCAGACTTCCAAGTCCAACATGACCTCCTGGCCATTGCAAAGGAATGAGTATGTAGCAAAAGTGGAGGTGGCAGTGTTGTGCCTCATCTTGGTGCTTGCCCTGACTGGAAACTTGTGTGTCCTGCTGGCTATCCACACTACCCGTCACAAGCATTCCCGCATGTACTTCTTCATGAAACACCTGAGCATCGCTGACTTGACTGTGGCCATCTTCCAGATCTTGCCTCAGCTCATCTGGGACATCACCTTCAGGTTCCATGGGCCAGATTATCTCTGCAGGTTGGTCAAATATCTGCAGGTGGTGGGAATGTTTGCTTCCACCTACATGCTCTTGCTGATGTCCCTGGACCGGTGCTTGGCCATCTGTCAACCCTTGAGATCTTTACACAGGAGGTCTGACCGGTTGTCTGTTCTCCTCACGTGGATAGTGTGCCTTCTGTTTAGCACCCCCCAGCTACAGATATTTTCCTTGAGGAAAGTGAAACATGGGGGTTTCGATTGCTGGGCAGATTTCATTGAGCCTTGGGGATCTAAAGCCTACATCACCTGGATAACCTTGTCTGTCTACATCATCCCCGTTCTTGTGTTGAGTGTCTGCTATGGTTTGATCAGCTTCAAAATTTGGCAGAATGTGAGGCTAAAAACAATCCATGACACCAGTACAAATCTAACCTCCAGTAATGTCCACAGGGGCACACTCTCCAGGGTCAGTAGTGTCAAGCTCATTTCCAAAGCCAAAATCCGAACAGTCAAAATGACCTTCATCATAGTCTTAGCTTTCATCTTGTGCTGGACTCCTTTCTTCATTGTGCAGATGTGGAGTGTATGGGATGAGAATCCTCCAAAAGAAG CATTGCCATTCGTCATCACCGCGCTCCTAGCAAGCCTAAACAGCTGCTGTAATCCCTGGATCTACATGCTTTTCACAGGTAATCTTTTCCATGACCTCTTACGCCGGTTCCTCTGTTGCTCATCACGGTATCTAAAGTCTCGGCAAGGATGTGATCTGAGTATCAGCAAGAAAAGCAACTCCTCCACATTTGTCCTGAGTCTCAAAAGCTCCAGCCAGAGGAGCTTCACACAGCCATCCACAGCATGA